In Neosynechococcus sphagnicola sy1, a single window of DNA contains:
- a CDS encoding CPBP family intramembrane glutamic endopeptidase — MGIGSAIAAMSALVYQVWPTYRRSADFYLELVIKPLAWPDLLWLGLLPGISEELLFRGVMLPALGLSTAGLIVSSLCFGISHLSNFRQWPYAVWATTIGLMLGYSTLATHNLLVPITAHVLTNLISGIFWKLRFQQQHPD; from the coding sequence TTGGGGATCGGCAGTGCGATCGCAGCCATGAGCGCCTTGGTCTATCAGGTGTGGCCGACCTATCGTCGCAGTGCCGATTTTTATCTTGAGTTGGTGATTAAACCCCTGGCCTGGCCGGACTTATTATGGCTAGGCTTATTGCCGGGGATCAGTGAAGAACTGCTGTTTCGGGGGGTGATGCTCCCAGCCCTGGGCTTGAGTACCGCCGGATTAATTGTCTCCAGTCTGTGTTTTGGCATTTCCCACCTCAGCAACTTCAGACAGTGGCCCTATGCCGTATGGGCGACAACCATTGGCCTGATGTTGGGCTACAGCACCTTGGCAACCCACAATCTCTTGGTGCCGATTACTGCCCACGTCTTGACCAACCTGATCTCGGGGATCTTCTGGAAACTGCGGTTTCAGCAACAACATCCGGATTAA